One Papaver somniferum cultivar HN1 chromosome 10, ASM357369v1, whole genome shotgun sequence genomic window carries:
- the LOC113318739 gene encoding mitochondrial arginine transporter BAC1-like isoform X1 — protein MRTETQTSSAYKEYIAGLAGGLATVAVGHPFDTVKVKLQKHNTETHGIKYKNALQCSTRILTNEGVKGLYRGATSSFLGMAFEGSISFGLYSQLKQSLQGELNSSKPQLQAIIPAAASVGSIISFILCPSELVKCRMQVQGTDSLISRNDRYSSTLDCVSKTFKNEGVKGIFRGGSATFLRESVGNSVFFSCYEYSRYYMRLQLDSSLSGHRDQQLKVLTDVGVGIVSGGLAGVAFWLTVLPVDVAKTVIQTAANTKSSRNPFQILGSIYRKTGFRGCYAGLGPTLARAFPANAAAIVSWELTAKLLGIRPDRD, from the exons aTGAGAACTGAAACCCAGACATCGTCTGCATACAAGGAGTATATTGCAGGTTTAGCTGGTGGATTAGCTACAGTTGCTGTTGGTCATCCCTTCGACACTGTCAAG GTGAAGCTACAAAAACACAATACTGAAACTCATGGAATTAAGTACAAAAATGCGTTGCAATGCAGCACCAGAATTCTGACAAACGAAGGA GTAAAAGGGCTTTACCGAGGTGCAACATCTTCTTTTCTCGGTATGGCATTTGAAGGTTCGATAAGTTTTGGTCTTTATTCTCAACTAAAGCAATCACTTCAG GGAGAATTAAATAGCAGTAAACCACAACTCCAGGCCATCATTCCTGCTGCTGCCAGTGTTGGATCTATAATCAGTTTTATACTCTGCCCATCGGAATTAGTAAAA TGTAGAATGCAAGTTCAAGGGACTGACTCGCTGATCTCGAGGAATGATAGATATAGCAGTACCCTTGATTGTGTTTCTAAGACCTTTAAGAATGAGGGG GTTAAAGGTATATTTCGTGGAGGTTCTGCAACTTTTTTGAGGGAGTCTGTGGGGAACTCTGTTTTCTTTAGCTGTTACGAGTATAGCCGTTACTACATGCGGTTGCAACTGGATTCTTCCTTGTCTGGACACCGTGATCAACAGTTGAAAGTGTTGACAGATGTCGGGGTTGGCATTGTTAGTGGAGGGCTCGCTGGTGTAGCT TTTTGGTTGACCGTTTTGCCAGTGGATGTGGCAAAAACTGTGATTCAAACCGCGGCAAATACAAAATCTAGCCGGAATCCGTTTCAGATACTTGGCTCG ATATACAGAAAAACTGGATTTAGAGGATGTTATGCAGGATTGGGTCCTACACTAGCAAGAGCATTTCCAGCAAATGCAGCAGCCATTGTTAGCTGGGAGCTTACTGCAAAACTTCTAGGGATCAGGCCTGATCGTGATtga
- the LOC113318739 gene encoding mitochondrial arginine transporter BAC1-like isoform X2: MRTETQTSSAYKEYIAGLAGGLATVAVGHPFDTVKVKLQKHNTETHGIKYKNALQCSTRILTNEGVKGLYRGATSSFLGMAFEGSISFGLYSQLKQSLQGELNSSKPQLQAIIPAAASVGSIISFILCPSELVKCRMQVQGTDSLISRNDRYSSTLDCVSKTFKNEGVKGIFRGGSATFLRESVGNSVFFSCYEYSRYYMRLQLDSSLSGHRDQQLKVLTDVGVGIVSGGLAGVAFWLTVLPVDVAKTVIQTAANTKSSRNPFQILGSRLNVPYYCAWTVKVYSANIDKDFPIYFPQRCQKNSFYHS, encoded by the exons aTGAGAACTGAAACCCAGACATCGTCTGCATACAAGGAGTATATTGCAGGTTTAGCTGGTGGATTAGCTACAGTTGCTGTTGGTCATCCCTTCGACACTGTCAAG GTGAAGCTACAAAAACACAATACTGAAACTCATGGAATTAAGTACAAAAATGCGTTGCAATGCAGCACCAGAATTCTGACAAACGAAGGA GTAAAAGGGCTTTACCGAGGTGCAACATCTTCTTTTCTCGGTATGGCATTTGAAGGTTCGATAAGTTTTGGTCTTTATTCTCAACTAAAGCAATCACTTCAG GGAGAATTAAATAGCAGTAAACCACAACTCCAGGCCATCATTCCTGCTGCTGCCAGTGTTGGATCTATAATCAGTTTTATACTCTGCCCATCGGAATTAGTAAAA TGTAGAATGCAAGTTCAAGGGACTGACTCGCTGATCTCGAGGAATGATAGATATAGCAGTACCCTTGATTGTGTTTCTAAGACCTTTAAGAATGAGGGG GTTAAAGGTATATTTCGTGGAGGTTCTGCAACTTTTTTGAGGGAGTCTGTGGGGAACTCTGTTTTCTTTAGCTGTTACGAGTATAGCCGTTACTACATGCGGTTGCAACTGGATTCTTCCTTGTCTGGACACCGTGATCAACAGTTGAAAGTGTTGACAGATGTCGGGGTTGGCATTGTTAGTGGAGGGCTCGCTGGTGTAGCT TTTTGGTTGACCGTTTTGCCAGTGGATGTGGCAAAAACTGTGATTCAAACCGCGGCAAATACAAAATCTAGCCGGAATCCGTTTCAGATACTTGGCTCG AGATTGAACGTGCCTTATTACTGTGCATGGACCGTCAAAGTGTACTCAGCAAATATTGATAAAGATTTCCCAATATATTTCCCACAGAGATGCCAAAAGAATTCTTTTTACCATTCTTGA
- the LOC113318740 gene encoding squamosa promoter-binding protein 1-like → MDSKKHNDGFKTKEGFTQKTAKDLLVEDDEEEVGLGLGCTSDKKRKGKRSCSNEGIGVSSSSPSPFSSPFCQVEKCKADLTDAKTYHRRHKVCELHSKASVVLLAGLHQRFCQQCSRFHEVSEFDESKRSCRRRLAGHNERRRKSSSESNGEVSSQQGKNPQLEENHRRPTGETKKVQITHPRNAKHFQSR, encoded by the exons ATGGACAGCAAGAAGCATAACGATGGGTTTAAAACGAAAGAGGGTTTTACACAGAAGACTGCCAAGGATTTGttagttgaagatgatgaagaagaagtggGATTAGGACTTGGTTGTACTAGTGATAAGAAAAGGAAAGGCAAGAGAAGctgttcaaatgaaggaattggggtttcttcttcttccccttctcctttttcttctcctttttgTCAAGTTGAAAAGTGCAAGGCTGATCTTACTGATGCTAAAACTTACCATAGAAGACATAAAGTTTGTGAGTTGCACTCTAAAGCTTCTGTTGTTCTTCTTGCTGGACTTCATCAGAGGTTTTGTCAGCAATGTAGCAG GTTCCATGAAGTCTCCGAGTTTGATGAATCTAAAAGAAGTTGCCGCAGACGTTTAGCTGGACATAATGAAAGACGCAGGAAGAGTTCTTCTGAATCCAATGGAGAAGTTTCAAGCCAACAAGGGAAGAACCCGCAGCTGGAGGAAAATCATCGCAGGCCAACTGGTGAAACCAAGAAAGTTCAAATCACTCACCCTAGAAATGCTAAACATTTTCAAAGTAGATAG
- the LOC113318515 gene encoding protein RETICULATA-RELATED 3, chloroplastic-like, producing MAAVVQLRFSPQSNPHDLAGNSQFSTRTSSRLPSLPLSSPSNISFNSRPPANLSLSLLQSKSSKRKFSVNAELSADTGGNSGSGIGNHNRGGDGNNGGGGDSGRRDNDGDGNSDNQSSASSFGILGLLLNGWRSRVAADPQFPFKVLMEEIVGVSACVLGDMASRPNFGLNELDFVFSTLVVGSILNFVLMYLLAPTMGSASSSLPAIFASCPQSHMFEPGMFTLLDRFGTFVYKGAVFAAVGFAAGLVGTAISNGLILTRKKMDPNFETPNKPPPTLLNAMTWATHMGLSSNFRYQTLNGIEFLLAKGLPPVVFKGSVVVLRCMNNVLGGVSFVTLARLTGSQKVEGKPVVSIKEGVEEETGTAEEKVNLVEDK from the coding sequence ATGGCGGCCGTAGTGCAGCTTCGGTTTTCTCCTCAGTCAAACCCACACGATCTCGCTGGAAACTCTCAGTTCTCAACTCGAACTTCTTCTCGTCTTCCATCACTCCCTCTTTCTAGTCCATCTAATATCTCATTCAACTCTCGTCCTCCTGCTAATCTATCACTATCTTTACTGCAATCCAAATCTTCAAAGCGCAAATTCTCTGTAAATGCAGAACTGTCCGCGGACACTGGTGGGAATAGTGGTAGTGGGATTGGTAATCACAACAGAGGAGGAGATGGAAACAATGGTGGAGGGGGGGACTCTGGTCGACGTGATAATGATGGTGATGGCAATTCCGACAACCAATCTTCTGCATCTAGTTTTGGAATTTTAGGGCTTTTACTGAATGGTTGGAGATCCAGAGTTGCTGCCGATCCACAATTCCCGTTTAAGGTTTTAATGGAAGAAATCGTAGGTGTGAGTGCATGTGTTCTTGGTGATATGGCATCTCGCCCTAATTTTGGGCTTAACGAGCTGGATTTTGTTTTCTCAACTCTTGTTGTCGGATCAATTTTGAATTTCGTTCTGATGTATCTGTTAGCCCCAACAATGGGTTCAGCATCTTCATCTCTTCCTGCCATCTTTGCTAGCTGTCCCCAGAGCCATatgtttgaacccgggatgtttacGCTTCTCGATCGATTTgggacttttgtttacaaaggagCTGTTTTTGCTGCGGTTGGGTTTGCTGCTGGACTTGTTGGAACTGCTATTTCGAATGGATTGATTCTAACGAGAAAGAAGATGGATCCTAATTTTGAGACACCAAACAAGCCTCCACCTACACTTTTGAATGCAATGACTTGGGCGACTCATATGGGTTTGAGCAGTAACTTTAGATATCAAACTCTCAACGGGATCGAATTTTTGTTAGCGAAGGGTCTCCCTCCAGTTGTGTTTAAGGGCTCAGTTGTCGTCTTGAGGTGTATGAATAATGTTCTTGGAGGAGTTTCTTTTGTGACTTTGGCAAGGTTGACGGGATCTCAAAAGGTCGAAGGGAAGCCAGTTGTTAGCATAAAAGAAGGCGTGGAGGAAGAAACAGGAACTGCCGAAGAAAAGGTTAACTTGGTGGAAGACAAATGA